The Nitrospirota bacterium genome includes a region encoding these proteins:
- a CDS encoding NAD(P)H-dependent oxidoreductase subunit E, translated as MARGEVLLDVEKKLNALLNKHIAEEGNIISILQDIEASLGYISEDAVNWVSKKLQIPASRFFGVVTFYAQFHLTPRGKNIITACCGTACHVKGSERLLNGVRRELSLSDDEDTTKDKEITVEKVNCVGACSIAPVFIINKKVYGKSSADKLIKEIKTLKGVKGEDE; from the coding sequence ATGGCTCGTGGAGAAGTATTGTTGGATGTAGAAAAAAAATTAAATGCACTTCTTAATAAGCATATTGCAGAAGAAGGAAACATTATCTCCATACTCCAGGATATAGAAGCGTCGCTCGGCTATATTTCTGAGGATGCGGTAAACTGGGTTTCAAAGAAACTTCAAATCCCTGCAAGCAGGTTCTTCGGCGTTGTAACTTTTTATGCGCAGTTTCATCTAACGCCGAGGGGCAAAAACATCATAACAGCCTGCTGCGGCACGGCCTGCCACGTGAAAGGCTCTGAGAGGCTTCTGAACGGAGTGAGAAGGGAGCTTAGCTTGTCAGATGACGAGGACACCACAAAGGACAAAGAAATCACAGTGGAAAAGGTTAACTGTGTCGGCGCCTGCAGTATTGCGCCTGTATTTATAATCAATAAAAAAGTTTACGGCAAATCATCTGCGGACAAGCTGATTAAAGAGATAAAGACGCTGAAAGGCGTCAAAGGTGAAGATGAGTAA
- a CDS encoding NADH-quinone oxidoreductase subunit NuoF — translation MSNTIIKVCMGTGGIAAGGAEVLDAFNKEIKAAGIDAVVQKNCSMHKVGCRGLCAKDVLVDVIINDEKVTYQFIKPDMVLRIVTEHIIGKTAVQDWVAGEDYHNFHKKQFKVVLADCGSIDPEDIDAYTAVRGYEAAKKVLTAMTPEEAIGIIKDSGLRGRGGAGFPTGQKWEICRKNQSAQKYIICNADEGDPGAFMDRSVIEGNPHAVIEGMVIGAYAIGADKGYVYIRAEYPLAVERLKLALSHAKKKGFLGKNIMGTKFSFDIKVKLGAGAFVCGEETALIASIEGQRGMPRAKPPFPVYQGLWEKPTVINNVETFANVPVIIRNGAKWFASYGTEKSKGTKVFALTGKIKNSGLIEVPMGIPLREIIYDIGGGIEGDKAFKAVQTGGPSGGCIPASLLDTPVDYESLARVGSIVGSGGMVVLDETDCMVNVAKFFLEFTQAESCGKCVPCRIGTKRLLEILTRITKGEGREGDIAVLEQLSRDVKSASLCGLGQTAPNPILSTLNYFKDEYITHIKDKKCPAGVCKDLLTYSVLAEFCKGCGACLRVCPAGAVTGEKKKLHTINADICIKCGACFDVCKFKAVQKE, via the coding sequence ATGAGTAACACCATTATAAAGGTGTGTATGGGAACTGGCGGCATTGCCGCCGGAGGCGCTGAGGTGCTGGATGCCTTTAACAAGGAGATTAAAGCGGCAGGCATAGACGCCGTGGTGCAGAAAAACTGTTCCATGCACAAAGTCGGCTGCCGCGGACTCTGCGCAAAGGACGTGCTGGTAGATGTGATTATCAATGATGAAAAAGTAACGTATCAATTTATAAAGCCTGACATGGTTCTGAGGATTGTCACAGAGCACATAATTGGTAAAACCGCTGTTCAGGACTGGGTTGCAGGTGAGGATTATCATAATTTCCATAAAAAGCAGTTTAAGGTTGTGCTTGCTGACTGCGGCAGCATAGACCCCGAGGATATTGACGCATACACGGCAGTCCGCGGTTATGAAGCGGCAAAAAAAGTTTTAACTGCAATGACGCCTGAAGAGGCGATAGGCATTATTAAGGATTCAGGATTGAGGGGCAGGGGCGGAGCGGGTTTTCCGACAGGGCAGAAATGGGAGATATGCAGAAAGAACCAGTCCGCTCAAAAATATATTATCTGTAATGCGGATGAGGGCGACCCCGGCGCATTCATGGACCGGTCTGTTATTGAAGGCAATCCCCATGCGGTCATTGAAGGCATGGTTATCGGAGCCTATGCGATTGGCGCTGACAAGGGCTATGTTTACATAAGGGCAGAATATCCTCTTGCAGTTGAAAGGCTGAAACTGGCGCTATCTCATGCAAAGAAAAAAGGCTTTTTAGGCAAAAATATAATGGGCACGAAATTCAGTTTTGATATAAAGGTAAAGCTCGGCGCCGGCGCATTTGTATGCGGAGAAGAAACAGCGCTGATTGCGTCTATTGAGGGACAGCGCGGCATGCCGAGGGCCAAGCCGCCGTTCCCCGTATATCAGGGGCTCTGGGAAAAACCGACGGTAATCAACAATGTGGAGACATTTGCCAATGTCCCTGTCATTATTAGAAACGGCGCCAAGTGGTTTGCCTCTTACGGCACTGAGAAATCCAAGGGCACAAAGGTCTTTGCATTGACAGGGAAGATTAAGAATTCAGGTTTGATAGAAGTTCCGATGGGCATTCCGCTAAGGGAAATTATTTATGACATAGGCGGAGGCATAGAGGGCGATAAGGCATTCAAGGCAGTGCAGACAGGGGGGCCTTCCGGCGGCTGCATACCGGCATCACTGCTGGATACGCCGGTGGATTATGAATCCCTTGCCAGGGTCGGCTCTATTGTCGGCTCCGGGGGAATGGTGGTCCTTGATGAGACAGACTGCATGGTCAATGTCGCGAAATTCTTTCTTGAATTTACGCAGGCTGAGTCGTGCGGGAAATGCGTGCCGTGCAGGATAGGGACCAAGAGGCTTCTTGAGATTTTAACGAGGATTACAAAAGGCGAGGGCAGGGAGGGCGATATTGCAGTTCTTGAACAACTGAGCCGGGATGTAAAATCAGCATCCCTCTGCGGTCTCGGACAAACTGCGCCCAATCCCATTCTCAGCACTCTAAATTACTTTAAAGATGAATATATAACTCATATAAAAGACAAGAAATGTCCGGCAGGCGTCTGCAAAGACCTGCTGACGTATTCTGTCCTGGCAGAGTTCTGCAAAGGCTGCGGCGCATGCCTCAGGGTCTGCCCGGCAGGCGCAGTGACCGGTGAGAAGAAGAAACTGCATACAATAAATGCTGATATATGCATAAAATGCGGTGCATGCTTTGATGTATGCAAGTTTAAGGCAGTGCAAAAAGAATAA